The sequence GCTCAATGCTCAATGCTCAATGCTCAATGACCAATGAATCCCTTCTGCTATGCTGTAGGCAATGACGTTGAGGTATTGTGGTTTTTTTAGGATATGCATCTCTGCGGGGTTTGACATGAAGCCCCCTTCGACGAGGATTGCTGGCATTGTTGTTTCTTCTAGGACGGTGAAGTATGCAGGTTTTATCCCTCGTGATGGTGCTTTTGTATGTTGAATAAGGGCATCTAGAACATGTTGGGCATATTGCTTCGATGTCGTTGATGTCTTGTAGTAAAAAATTTCTATGCCGTTGGCTTTACGGTTGAGCGACGAGTTGTAGTGTATGCTGACGAATAGGTCTGCGTTGATTTTGTTGGCGATGGCGGCGCGTTTATATAGGGGCAGTGTTGTGTTGGCGTTTCTTGTGAGGATTACATCATACCCCATATCTTCTAGGTAGTTTTTTACCATCATAACAGTGGCGAGGGTCATATGCTTTTCTAGGTGACGCTTGTCATAAGAAAGCGCTCCTGGGTCTTTGCCGCCGTGTCCGGCGTCGATGGCGATGATAGTAGAGGCTTTTTTTATGATAGGAGTTGTCGTCGCCGATGTTATAAGGTTTTCGGTGTCTAATGTTGAAGACGTCTGCCGTGAAGAGCACGACGTTATGGCGATAAGTGATATGGCGAAGAGTATTACTGCGCGTATCATACGGTGACCTTTTTTTGTGATATATCGTTACAAAGCTCTTCGGCGATGGCGACATCGTCGAAAGGTATAGTTTTATGTGCGAAGTATTGTTTTTTCTCGTGGCCTTTCCCTGCTATTAGTACGGTGTCACCAGGTTCTGCGATTTTTATGGCGTAGTGTATCGCTTCGCGTCTGTCGACTTCGACGACATAGTTTGTGCCAGAGGAGAATGCACGGGTTATAGAGCGGCATATTGTTTCGGGGTTTTCATCGCGGGGGTTGTCGGTGGTGACGACGCATATGTCAGCATGTTGTTCGCAAGCCTGTGCCATCTTAGGTCTTTTGCTTTTGTCTCTATTGCCTCCACATCCGAAGACGATGATAAGACGATTTTTTGCGGTGCTTTTTAGGAAAGATGAGACGTTATGCAGGGCGTCTTCGGTGCTGGCAGAGTCGACATATACTTTTATGCCTAGGGGGTTCTGGACTTCTTGCATGCGCCCGGCGATTGCTGGGATGGAAGAAACCAACGGAGGGATGGTTTCGAAGGGGATTCCGTGTGTTACACCGAAGGCGACGACGGCGAGGATGTTGTAAACGTTATATTTCCCTGGGAAGCTCGTCGTGAAAGGCAGCGTGCTTCCACCATATGATACGTCGAAGGTGGTGCTTTCCCTTCCGTATATTATGGAAGAGGCACTGACATCGGCGTCGTTGTCGATAGCATAAGTTATTATCGGTGCCTTGCAGCTTTTTATGATATATTGATTCCAAGGGTCGTCAATATTTACGATGGCGGTCTTGTGGTATGGCATCAAGGCCTTTTTGTCGCGAGGAGAGAGGCCTTTGAAGAGTAGCGCTTTGCTCGAAGCATAGCGTTTCATCGTCTTGTGGTAGTCGAGGTGGTCTTGGGAGAGGTTTGTGAAGATGGCAGCATCGAACTGTATCCCTTGTACACGGTTTTGGTCGAGGGCATGCGATGACACCTCCATAACGGCAGCGTGGCACCCTTCGGATACCATGTTGTTGAGGAGGCGATAGTTGGTGATGACGTCGGGAGTGGTGTGAGAGGCCTCCTGGTGGTAGCTGCCGATGATGTATTGCAGAGACCCTACAAGCCCACACGGCTTCGAGACGCTATCAAGGAGGTGTTTTATCATGAAGGAGCACGTTGTTTTACCATTGGTGCCTGTGACGCCGACCATTAGGAGTTTTTTGTCGGGAGAGCCGTAGTAGTTCGCTGCTAGCGATGCTTCGACGTCAGGGACATCGGGGTGTATTAACTGTACGGTATTTTTGTAGAAGGGGTTGTAGATATCGGTGAGGATGGCGCTAGCGCCGGCGTCTAGGGCTTCAGGGATATATATATTTCCGTCGTACGAGCCACCGCGTTTTGCGATAAATAAATTCCCAGGAGCGGCGAATTTCGAGTTGGAGCACAGCCCCGTTATCTCTATCTCTTTAGAGCCTTTTATCTCTTCGACGTCGATATCTTTTAGAAGTTTTCTTAATTTCATTATTGTTCGTTCCATTGTTTGTATGTTTCGCGGAGTTCTTCGATCTCATCGAGCCAGTCGGCTTCTTTGGCGTCGCGGCGAGGGTCGCCGACAGGGTATCCGTGTGGGTCGTCGGGGGAGACGCCGAGGTATTCTAGTGTGCGGAATGCTATATTCCTGAACGCTGGCGATGCGCACGTTCCCCCATGCCAGTTTTTCCCTATATATGGGAGGTATACTCGTGATGGCTCGTCGATGACGACAAGAAGGACGAAGCGCGGATTCTTCAAAGGCGCGAAGCCGATGAAGTTGGAGATATATCTTTCGTCGGAATATTTGCCGTCGATTATTTTCTCCGACGTCCCAGATTTTCCCGCTTCGGTGTATCCGCTGATGTCGGCGCGACGTGCCGTGCCGCCCATCTTCGTGACATATTTCATCCCCTTGATGACCTTCTCTATGATGTCTTCGTCGAGGATTTTCGGAAACACTGTGACGTCGTCGCTTTTATTTTCTAGTATGACGTTTTCGCTGCCGTCGTCATGGTGTTCTACGATCTTTTTTACTATGGTCGGTGTTACAAGGAAGCCACCATTGGCGAAGATGCAATATGCTCTAGCATGCTGTATGCTGTTCATGATGATGTTATGTCCCATGGCTAGAGAGAATGGCGTTGGCTTCGACCACTGCAGAGCGCCGCTGGCATATTTCACGCCAGGGGTGGGGACAAGCCCCTGGGCTTCAGCGGGGAGCTCTATGTATGTCTTCTTTCCAAAGCCGAAGTTTTCTATCGCCTGACGATACCATTCGTCTCCCATAGTTTCGACGATACGCTGCGCAAGGCGTGCTACATATATATTCGAAGACTTTTGTAGGGCTTGGTACATGTTGAGGAATTTGTGGACGCGCCCGTCTTTGAGGTCGCGGGAGCGTCCCGGGAAATTTCCTCGGGAAGTGTCGAGCTTTTCGTCGGGGTCGAAGAGAGCCTCTTTTCCGGAAGCTTGTAGTTCTTTGTTGGCCTGCAGAGCGATGGCAACGGTTATAGGCTTCATGCTAGAACCCGGCTCATAGGCATCGGTGACAGCGCGTATCTTGGAGTCTTCGACAAGATCCTTGTCGTTGAAATATTCGTGGTAGTTCATAGGGTCGAAGAAAGGGTATTGTGCAAGGGCCATAATCTCGCCGGTAGCGGGTTCCATCATCACAGCCCAGCCCCCTACGGCTTTGGCGGTAGTGATGGCATGGGCGAGTTCTTCTTCGACGATGCTTTGTATATAGTGGTTGATGGTGAGGTATATGTCAGCGCCGTTATGAGGAGCGACGAGGAGCTCTCCCTTAGCAATAGGATTCCTTAGCGAGCGGATAATGCGCCGCTTTCCTAGCGTCCCTGTTAGCTGCTCGTTGAAGTATAGCTCTAGGCCTCCAGTAGGAAGTCCTTGTTTTGTGACCTCCTCTTTGGTGTCGCGGATGGTATGTAGTGCCTGACCTAAAAGAGACCCGAAAGGATATGATCGTTGATAGTCGTTGATGAAATATATTGCATTGCCGGCGATCTTGTTGGCGCGAGAATAGCCTCTCCACCATGTCACGATGGCATCGTGGGATTCTTTGTCGAGTTCGACGATGAGCTTTCTACTGCGGCTTCGGGAATATGTAAACTGCTTGTCAAAATGCTCTCGTGACGACAACGGCAGCGAAGCAAAAGACCATAACTCTTTGGCGATATCATCGTGGCAGCGTTCTGGGATAGAGGCCGGGTCGATATATAGGTGGAAGACAGGGACGTCGATGACAAGGGGCTGTGGAGATTCTGGATGGCGGCGATATAGCGAGGTGTTGGAGTAGAAACTTCCTCGGCGGAAGGGTTCCTTTATGACGATCTCATGGAGGTTCTTGGCTTTCTGCGACCACTTCTCGCCTTCGATGATCTGTATCGTGAAAAACTTTATTATCAACGCAGAGAACATCACCGACATGATTAGCGCTATCGTAAATATCCTATTGCGTATCGAGGAGGGTATTGTTGGAGTCTTCATGATTCTTCGACCATGATAAGGTGTTCTTCTTCGGTAACGACGATGATATCATCGACATAAGGATATGAAAGATGCCCGAACTCGGGCTTCCGCGACATCTCAATAAGGTTCTTCGGGCTTTCAAAACGCTCGATTTCATATTCTAGACGTTTGTTTTTAGAGCGCGTCTCGTTGATGCTCCTTGTAACGACAGGAATAGAAAGGCGTAGTTCCATGATATCGTTCTGGCTGTCGAGGTATAAAAAAACCATGAAAAAGGAAAAGGCGATACAGAAAAAAATCCTCATGATCAGCACCTTATTTGTTTTTGTCACCGAGCTTTTCAATAAAACGCATCTTGGCACTGCGAGATCGTGGGTTTGACTTTATTTCCTCAGGAGAAGGCGCTATAGGTTTTTTTGTTAATAACGTAACGGTAGGGTTTTCTTCAACGACGATGTCAGGGATGTCAGGAGAAGTGGAATGTTTGCTGGCAGCGAGACGGAAAACATTTTTAACAATCCTGTCTTCTAAGCTGTGGAAGCTTATGATGCCAAGACGCCCACCGGGACTTAACAACGCAATAGCATCGGGAATGACGGCTTTTAAAGCGCCAAGCTCGTCGTTGACGGCAATACGCAGCGCCTGGAAAACTAACGTCATAGGACTTATCTTCTTTCGGCCCAAACGTGGAAGATGTGGCGATAATAACTCGACAAGGTCGGTAGTAGTAATAAGCCTTTTCTTCCTACGACCATCGACAATAATTTTCGCAATACGACGCCATCGTGGCTCTTCACCATATTCACGGAATATCGTTCCCAGCTGCTTCTCTGTCCAGCGGTTCACTATCTCGCTGGCAGTAAGAGGCATAGAGGGGTCGCGGCGCATGTCAAGAGGGCCCTCCTGAGAGAAACTCATGCCACGAGAACCATCGTCAAGTTGTAACGACGATACACCAATATCTAGGAATATACCGTCGACACCATCGATGCCATGGTCTTCTACCGCCGCCTTCATATCGCGGAAATTGCTGCGTATCAGCATGATACGTTCTTTGTGGGCAGACAGATTTTTTTCGGCAATAGATAAGGCGTGGCGATCTTCGTCAATACCTACGAATGTTTTTATCTCTTCGTGTTCTTTTAGTATTGCTGAGGCGTGCCCTCCAAGCCCTAGAGTACCGTCTACGAACGTATTAATGTGTCGTTCGCGAAAAAAATGTAGAAATTCTTCTGCCAATACTGGTATATGTAACTCATTCATAATCACGATTATGGTGTTATATATACTTTTTTGCAACGACAATGAGAGAATGTTTTCATTTACTTAAAAAGATTTTTTTGCTACAATAATACTGTAGGAGCATAACAAAGGATTATTATATATGGAAAATATTTATAAGCTGCCGTTTCAAGTACATATAGAATATGCCCAACGAACACGCCTTATTGAGAGCGTTAATGAGCAGTACCGTATATCAGAAGCAGGATCTATTCCTTCACAGATGTCGGTAGTCAACACCTTCCCGCGCACTCTTGAGCTCGACATGCTTTTCGGTATGATGACCAGCAATGCTCCGTGGGCGATGTTTATGCCTCCACGAAAATTTTATTCGCAGCGACGTCCTTCGTTTATAAGCTATCGCGCGGCACCAAGCTTAGGGACCCTAGAAAAACAAGCAGCAGATTACTTGAAGCTTAAAAACCTTTCGTCTTTGTCAGACGAAGAAGGCGAAGAAGGCGAAGGAAGGGAAGAAGAGGAAGAAGAGAAGAGTGCATTATGTTCTTGTTTCGAGCAGCTAGACGAAATTAATTCTTGGAAAGGGCACATTCTCGGAAGAGTAGCAGAACTTTTAGCAGGGTAATATTTAGCGGGGTAACATATTATGAATGAAAAACATAGAGATTGGTGTGAGGTGCTGGGATGGGACGAAGAGCAGCTCGACGACCTTAAAATAACAGGATATTCATATATAAGGCAGGGGAAATATGAAATCGCCAAGCCTTTTTTCGAGGCGCTAACGGCTTTAGAACCTCACGAGCCGTATAACTTCCAAACCCTTGGAGCAATATATCTTCAGATTGGAGATCCTCAAAAGGCTCTTGAAGTCTTTGATAAAGCGCTTTCCCTAGACGAACAGCACGCCGTTACACACCTTAATAAAGCTAAAGCTCTTCTCGAGATAGGCTCTAAAGACGAAGGCTTCAAAATTATCGATTCCCTCGTCGTCCACGACGATGCTAAAATCGCCACGACAGCACAAGCTCTCGCTATGGCATACCGATAATTCAGTGACCAGTGACCAGTGATCAGTGATCAGTGATCATTGAGCATTAATTTGCATTCAGAATTTTTTTTATTGTAGACGATATCCTTGATACATCACTTCTTTCTATGTTGCAGTGCAGCGGTAATGCTAGCGTCTGTGAATAGTACCGTTCCATGTTAGGGAAGTCCGTTGATATATCGCCGAGGATATTCTTAAAGTAAGGCTGCTGGTACAAAGGGATATATAGCACCTGTGACCCAATGCCTTCGTCATGGAGGCGCTCCATTACAGCTTTGCGCGTTGTTTTGCATGCTTCGAAGTCGATCTTAACGACGAAGAGGTGTGGCGATACGGTGTTCTCTTGGGGGATTTCTAAAAAAGAAAGATTCTTTACGCCTTCTAGGTCTTCGTGGTACCACGAAGTTATCTTACGGCGTTTTTTTATGAAAAGGTCTATCTTTTTTAGCTGGCTGACGCCAAGGGCAGCGCTGATGTCGGTCATATTATAGTTGCCAGTGGCATCGACGACCTCGTGATACCACGGACCAGGACTGTCAGGGCAATCTCTGACGATGCCATTATTACGGAAAAGACGTAAGCGCTGTGCCATAGCTTCGTTGTTGGTGGTAACCATCCCCCCCTCCCCAGTCGTTATTGTCTTCGCTGGATGGAAGCTGAATACCGTCATATCACTATAGACACAAGAACCCACAAGAGGTCCGTTTTTTTCGTACGAGGAACCCAAAGCGTGAGAGCCGTCTTCGATGATGATGTCGTCGGGAGATAACGGCATATTCCCAAGACGTTCCATGTCGACAGGAAGCCCAGCAAAATGGACGGGCACAACGATATTTTTTCCTCGCGACGATGGTATCATAAGTTTTTCGGCGAGAGCGTCTAGGTCGATGTTTCCTGTGGTTTCGTCGATGTCAACGAATGTTGGAGAAGGCCCGCCGGAACGTATCGCCATCGTCGCCGTGGCAGCGAAGGTGTTTGGTGAGGTTATTAGCGTGTCATATTTTGTGATTTCTGCGGCATAATACGCAGCCTGTAGCGCCGAAGACCCGTTGTTAAAGGCTACAGCATAGCGAGCGCCACAATATTCGGCGATACCATTTTCGAAGCTCTCGACATAAGGGCCCCTAGTGATGACGCCACTAGTAAGAACGTCATTAACCTGCTTGATGTCTTCGGCATCAATACTATGATGAGCATAAGGTATAAATTTTTTCGTTGTCATTTTTTAAACCTTGGGTGTAACGTAATGTTTATCAACTTAAACTATAAAACATATCAAAATATGATGAAAGCATACTTTTCCCTAATTATTATTATGGCGTCATTATTGATGGCACCATGCTACGCTGACAAAACAGACGTAGAATACGCCGACAATACCGACACGGAGCAGGTCGTCGACATTAATGTCGACGTCGCCGACGCCGCCGATACGGAATACGCCGACGAGGCCGATGAGGAATACGCTGACGAAATCGATGAGGAAGAGCCTGAAGACGACGCCGAAGAAGAGCTTGAAGGCGACTCTGAAGAATCGGGCCTTATCAGCACGTCCCTTATGGTGCAATGGTTTCCGCAGGCGCAGTTTGCTGGGTACTATGTTGCTCTTGAAAACGGGATATATGAAGAATATGGCCTCGATGTCGAGATATTTTATGCTACACCCGATGAATTCGCCGTAGATTATCTTGTATGGGAGGAAGTCGATTTTATCACAGCATGGCTGCCGACGGCATTGAAAGAAAACGATAACGACAATAATTTTGTAAACCTAGCACAGATCGTTCAGAAGTCGTCGCTTATGTTTGTAGCGAAAAAAGAGTCGGGAATTTCCACGCTATCAGACTTCAACGGCAAAAAGATGAGCATATGGTCAAAAGATTATGAGGCACCCCCACGGATTTTTATCGCTAAGAATGGTCTCGATGTTGATGTTATCATGCAAGGCACTACAGTAAATCTCTTTTTGCGCGACGGTGTCGATATTGCAACGGCGACGTGGTATAACGAATACGATACCATAATAAACTCGGGATATGACCCAGAAGATATTACGACATTCTTTTTTAAAGACTATGGCCTTGACCTCCCAGAAGATGGTATCTATACCCGCGGAGATCTATACGAAGAAGATAGCGATATGTGCGACGCCTTTGTAAAGGCATCGCTAGAAGGTTGGAGATATGCTTTTGATAATAAAGAAGAAGCAATCGATATCATTATGATGTATATGGAAGATGAAGAAATTCCCGCTAGTAGAGTACATCAAGAGTGGATGCTCGACCGCATGGAAGAGATCATAAAAGGCGATAGCAATGAAATCTCGGGAGAACTTCGTGAAGAAGATTACCGCCGTGTTGTAGATGCCATGAAAGAAGAAGGCATCATAACTAATAGTATGGAATATAAAGAATTCTTTAAACCAATGATTGAGGCCCAGCCTTCGCCATAAGGTTTTTATGGTGTGAAGGCTAGCTGATATAAATCTGATATAGGAATTAATAGCGATGTTGAAAAATAAAAGCATAATGACAAGTCTTATCTTTACTGTTATAACAACAGTGATGATACTGTTTAGCGCCATCTTGGGATATAATTACTGGGTTTCGAGAGAAATCGTCGTCAACGGAATAGAGAAAAACGCCAATGATATCATCGAAGGCACTGCTAATGAAATACATGCCATATTGCAAAAGTTCGAGACAATAACAGAGACGGCAGCAGATCTTCTTGAAGATGTCGACGGTTTCTTCGAAAACGAACAGCAAAATCAGATTCTTAGAAGCATCGCAGTAAATAACCCAGGAGTTTTTGGCTTCTCAACATCATATGAACCATATGCCTTCCACCCTAATAGGTACTATTTCTCGTCATATTCATATCGCGAAGATGGTGAGGTTGTAGATGACTTTGAAGATGATCCATATGCCCCAGAAGAAGAATACGATGATTCTGAAGAAGAGGCCGAAGAAGACGCCGCGGATTCTGAAGAAGACTACGAAGATGAAGAAGAGTACGAGTACTTAGGAGAGGAAGAGGGTGATTATGAATATCTATACAATTATCGCGACTATTACCAGATACCATTAGAGCTAGAAAAACCGATGTGGAGCGAACCATACTTTGATGCTGGCGATGGTGGCGGAAATGTCGTTATGTCGACATACTCCGTGCCATTATATAAAACAATAGACGGGGAAAGGAAAATTATGGGCATCCTCGCCACAGACGTTTCCTTGGGATGGCTTAGAGATATGGTTTCGTCAATACAGATAGCAGAGACGGGATATAGCTTTTTGATATCAAGTAACGGTATGATGGTAGTACACCCTAATGAAGAGTGGGTGAGTAACGAGACAATATTCACCATAGCAAAAAACCTGGGCGACGATGAACTACGCACGCTAGGAAAAGATATGGTGCGAGGCGAAAAAGCCTTCGTCCCAAGAAAAAGCCTGGTAACACAAAAAGATGGATGGTTAGCATATATCCCTCTGGAAACAACAGGATGGTCTCTTAGTATATTCTTCCCAAAAGCAGAACTTATGGCAGGGGTGACAAAGCTTACAAAGACAATGATAATAATAGGTATCATTGGATCAATGATATTGGCATTCTTTATCGTCTTAATCTCACGAGCAATAACGACGCCAATACGTAAACTCGTGACAAAAACCAAAGAGCTCGCAAAAGGAAACCTCAATATACAAATAGAAAAGAGAGAAACAAAGAATGAAGTAGGAATTCTATATAACTCTTTTGCCACTATGAAAGACGACCTTAAAAAATATATTAAAGAACTTACAGATACTACAGCCGCTAAAGAACATATTGAAAGCGAGCTCAATGTCGCTCACGAAATACAGATGAGTATGATACCGAAAATCTTCCCGGCATTCCCCGAAAGAGAAGAAATAGATCTATATGCAATACTGAAATCAGCAAAAGAAGTCGGCGGAGACCTCTATAACTTCTTCATGCTCGATGATGACAACTTATGCTTCTTCATTGGCGACGTCTCTGGAAAAGGAGTGCCAGCATCACTATTCATGGCAGTAAGCAACACCCTTATCGAAACAATAGCACGCGAAGAAGGACACAACCCCAGAAATATCCTCACGAAAATTAATAAACAAATATCTGATGGTAACGACACTTGTATGTTCGTTACTCTGCTTTTCTGCATTTTCAATATGAAAACCGGAGAACTGTCATACGCCAACGGAGGACATAACCCTCCAATAATAATAAATAAGAAAGGGGGTGTCGAATACCTTGCATTGAAACCAGGAGTTTCTATAGGTATTGACCCCGATGCTATATACCATAACGAAAAATTGACAATGAAGCCAGGAGATAGAATATACCTCTACACCGATGGCGTAACAGAAGCCTTCAACACAAAAGGTGAAGAATATTCCGAAGCGAAACTCCTCGAAACAATGCAAAACATGGAACATGAAAAATTAAATGTTAAAGACGCTGTCGAAAATGTCTTGGAAAGCGTTAAAACATTCGCCGGAGAAGAACCACAGTCCGACGATATCACAATGGTAATGCTAGAATATATAACACCAGGAAATAGCTAGCGTATAGAAGAAAAATTATATTCCGAATTTCTTTCATGCTATACGCTCCACGCTATTCCTATCCGCTTTTCTTTTCTATCCGCTTTTCTTTTTATGTTGATAACTCCATAGTGGCAGGGATATAGCGGTATGATAATAAAATCTTCACCATAAACATGTTATGAACAATGCGGCAGGGAAAGTATTCAAAAAAATATTTTTTGCAGTGTTGTTCTCTTAGGGTCAATGTTTTACGGAAAGGATGCTTTTTTTTGTGATAATTTTCTTGCAGGCTAACGATCGACGTGCTAAAGTTTTCATCGTTATTTAAGAGAAAATGCGCCCACAATACATTGTGGAAACGTTGTTCATAACCTCGGAAAAAGGAAGCCTTTTGTATGGTCGCTTGTGAGATTGCTGGATGTTGGGGACAATTTATTGAATATATGAAGGGACGCTGTTCTGATACGGCGTTTCGTAATTGGCTTGATCCTATCGTTGTTATTGACGAAGACATTGAGCTTGTTACCCTTGAGGTTCCTAATATTTTCGTTCAGGACTATTTACTTTCGAATTACAAGAGCGAGCTTTGTAGTTTTCTTCCTGTACGTTCTAGTGGAGAGCCTGCTATAGAGTTTGTCATTGCTGCTCCTAAGAAGCGCGAGGCTGTTGCACCGACGATATCGTCGTCATCTCCAGTGTCAGTAGAGCCTAAGTATGTTATGAAGCTCAATGATTTTTATATTTTCGATAACTTCATCGAAGGCCCTGCCAATCAATTCGTTAAGTCTGCAGCGCTGGGAGTGGCGAACAACCCGAGCAAATCGTATAATCCTTTATTTATGCATGGTGGTGTAGGACTTGGTAAGACGCATCTTCTTCATGCCATAGGGCATCATGTGCAGAAGAACTACAAGCATCTTCGCGTGCAATGTATTACTACAGAAGCATTTATCAACGACCTTGTCGACAGCCTTCGTAATAAGTCCGTTGATAAGATGAAGAGATTTTATCGTAGCCTTGATGTGTTGCTTGTCGATGATATACAGTTCTTGCAGAACAGGCTAAACTTCGAAGAAGAGTTTTGTAATACCTTCGAGAGTCTTATCAACCAGAACAAGCAGATTGTGATAACGAGCGACAAGCCACCATCACAGCTGAAGCTTTCGGAGCGCCTTGTTGCGAGGATGGAGTGGGGCCTTGTCGCCCATGTTGGTATCCCTGACCTTGAGACGCGCGTTGCAATATTACAATATAAGGCCGAGCAGAAGGGCATGAAACTTTCGAGTAATGTAGCATTCTTCATAGCAGAGCATATATTCAGCAACGTACGTCAGCTTGAAGGCGCGGTAAATAAGCTAAGCGCACACTGTCGTCTTCTAAACCAAGACATCACCGAAGAGCTTGTTGAGATGGCGCTGAGCCAGATGCTATGCCATGCTCCACAGGAGAAGATCTCCGTAGAGCAGGTTTTGAAGAGCGTTTCTGCGGTGTTCCAGGTTCGTGTCAACGACCTAAAAGGAAGCACGCGCACCAAGGATATCGCCCTACCTCGTCAGGTTGCCATGTATCTTGCTAGGGAGATGATAAACGAGTCTCTTATGATGTTGGCGGCGTCTTTTGGTAAGACGCATTCGACGATATTACACGCTTGTAAAAATATAGAGTCCAAGGTTGAGAAGGACAATATGCTCAAAAGACAGGTTGAGATGGTTCGCAGGAATATTAGTACGTAGGGTAAAAAAAATAAGACAACATACTTTTTATCGTGTTGATGTTGACTTTTTCATAAAATAGAGATTATATATACGATAATATAGGTTACTTAATGTATGTTTAAGAAGTACACAAAAAGTTTATTCGAGAAAGAGATGATAAATCACTATAACGAGAGAGAAGATATGGGATCATCAGGCCATCAAAAACAAGAGAGGCCTATGCCGTCTCAACATAATGAACCTCAGCAGCCGATACAGCAGCAAGGTGCTAGTGTCTATACTTCTACCGCTGTAGAGCAACAGGAGCTTCGTCAAGACGCTCCGCAGCGCCCTTCTTTCGAGGAGAGGCAGCAGCAAAACATGTCGATACCGTCGATGATGCAGCAAGAATATACTTCCCTTTCTGAGGATGACTTTTCTAGCGAAGAGGACTGGAATGAGAAGATCGCAGCATTGCCATCATCGCCATCATTCCATCCTGATAACTTCGATGAAGAGCCAGAGACCACGCTTGGCGAAGGTGTTGTCTTTAAAGGCACGCTGAATTTCAAGAGATATCTTCGTGTCGATGGGACTTTCGAAGGTGAACTCATCTCCGACGGTAAGCTTATCATAGGACCTAAAGGTGTGGTGAAGTCCAACCTTAAGATGCATGAAGTCATTGTCGAAGGGTATGTCGAAGGAAGCGTAGAAGTCGAAGAGCGTATAGAGCTTCGTGGCGATGCACAGATTCATGGCGATATAACAGCGCGGTCGTTGAGCGTCGATGATGGCGTTACAATAATAGGCCATGTGTGTGTCAAGCCTGATATCTCGATAGAAATCGACGTCAGCGAAGAAAAGAAAGCATCGAAGAAAAAGAAATAATGGTTTCTGTATAAGATTCGCATGTATGTAAAAAGCCAGGGCAACAATATTGTTGTGACCTTGGCTTTTTTGTATAACTAACTGATTTTATATGTAAAAAGTTCGGAGTAGGATTTTTCTACCACGGAGACACGGAGTGCACGGAGAAAGCAGGATTTTTGCCACAGAGGACACAGAGGAACCACAGAGGTTTCACAGAGAGGAAAAAACAAACCGGCTGGTGGATTCT is a genomic window of Waddliaceae bacterium containing:
- a CDS encoding tetratricopeptide repeat protein, with the protein product MNEKHRDWCEVLGWDEEQLDDLKITGYSYIRQGKYEIAKPFFEALTALEPHEPYNFQTLGAIYLQIGDPQKALEVFDKALSLDEQHAVTHLNKAKALLEIGSKDEGFKIIDSLVVHDDAKIATTAQALAMAYR
- a CDS encoding UDP-4-amino-4,6-dideoxy-N-acetyl-beta-L-altrosamine transaminase, which codes for MTTKKFIPYAHHSIDAEDIKQVNDVLTSGVITRGPYVESFENGIAEYCGARYAVAFNNGSSALQAAYYAAEITKYDTLITSPNTFAATATMAIRSGGPSPTFVDIDETTGNIDLDALAEKLMIPSSRGKNIVVPVHFAGLPVDMERLGNMPLSPDDIIIEDGSHALGSSYEKNGPLVGSCVYSDMTVFSFHPAKTITTGEGGMVTTNNEAMAQRLRLFRNNGIVRDCPDSPGPWYHEVVDATGNYNMTDISAALGVSQLKKIDLFIKKRRKITSWYHEDLEGVKNLSFLEIPQENTVSPHLFVVKIDFEACKTTRKAVMERLHDEGIGSQVLYIPLYQQPYFKNILGDISTDFPNMERYYSQTLALPLHCNIERSDVSRISSTIKKILNAN
- a CDS encoding ABC transporter substrate-binding protein — translated: MMKAYFSLIIIMASLLMAPCYADKTDVEYADNTDTEQVVDINVDVADAADTEYADEADEEYADEIDEEEPEDDAEEELEGDSEESGLISTSLMVQWFPQAQFAGYYVALENGIYEEYGLDVEIFYATPDEFAVDYLVWEEVDFITAWLPTALKENDNDNNFVNLAQIVQKSSLMFVAKKESGISTLSDFNGKKMSIWSKDYEAPPRIFIAKNGLDVDVIMQGTTVNLFLRDGVDIATATWYNEYDTIINSGYDPEDITTFFFKDYGLDLPEDGIYTRGDLYEEDSDMCDAFVKASLEGWRYAFDNKEEAIDIIMMYMEDEEIPASRVHQEWMLDRMEEIIKGDSNEISGELREEDYRRVVDAMKEEGIITNSMEYKEFFKPMIEAQPSP
- a CDS encoding SpoIIE family protein phosphatase; amino-acid sequence: MLKNKSIMTSLIFTVITTVMILFSAILGYNYWVSREIVVNGIEKNANDIIEGTANEIHAILQKFETITETAADLLEDVDGFFENEQQNQILRSIAVNNPGVFGFSTSYEPYAFHPNRYYFSSYSYREDGEVVDDFEDDPYAPEEEYDDSEEEAEEDAADSEEDYEDEEEYEYLGEEEGDYEYLYNYRDYYQIPLELEKPMWSEPYFDAGDGGGNVVMSTYSVPLYKTIDGERKIMGILATDVSLGWLRDMVSSIQIAETGYSFLISSNGMMVVHPNEEWVSNETIFTIAKNLGDDELRTLGKDMVRGEKAFVPRKSLVTQKDGWLAYIPLETTGWSLSIFFPKAELMAGVTKLTKTMIIIGIIGSMILAFFIVLISRAITTPIRKLVTKTKELAKGNLNIQIEKRETKNEVGILYNSFATMKDDLKKYIKELTDTTAAKEHIESELNVAHEIQMSMIPKIFPAFPEREEIDLYAILKSAKEVGGDLYNFFMLDDDNLCFFIGDVSGKGVPASLFMAVSNTLIETIAREEGHNPRNILTKINKQISDGNDTCMFVTLLFCIFNMKTGELSYANGGHNPPIIINKKGGVEYLALKPGVSIGIDPDAIYHNEKLTMKPGDRIYLYTDGVTEAFNTKGEEYSEAKLLETMQNMEHEKLNVKDAVENVLESVKTFAGEEPQSDDITMVMLEYITPGNS